DNA sequence from the Glycine soja cultivar W05 chromosome 18, ASM419377v2, whole genome shotgun sequence genome:
TTATCcgttaatattaaaatacttaaatattttttttatcaagtttaaatacataaatattctttataataaaattatttgtacttatgctttttagtataattttatttggacttctatttaagtatatttttatttgagtttagattttagagaataatttttagataattttgtttggattcacaaaatttatttatttttattcttttagaaTTATTCATGGgaatttttaattgtataaattGTAGAGTATTTGAATAACCTTAGTTTcgttgtaataattaatattatttttaaaaatattaaaataaataaaattacaataaaaatgtctgttaaaatatttttcaattatttttatttttgcaaaaaataTCCAATGAGTACTCATGCATATTCCCGGATATTAACAAAAATTCACAAGAATCTGTTTAATAGATATTGTGTGGGTAACAAAAAATCACATGACAAGTATTTATTGACGAGCTAAATAAAGGGTGACTAGTACTTGCACCTATTCACCTATTGATATCCCTATGCATAATTTTATACGTATTTTTTTGgtgataaaaaatttgtaatgtaaaactatttatatatatatatatatatatatatatatatatatatatatatatatatatatatgaatattcataattatcttatattttttacatatatactaacatatataaaattttaaaaataattaataaatatgttataaaaatatataataatttaaaaaataaaaaattataaactcgACCAACACTAGTACAGGACAAAGGTTATTACGCTAGTAGGTATGAAAACAAGGAAAAGGACACAAGAAGTTAACGTAAGTGCATCCGCAAGATGGATAAACATGCATGATTACATTAACATAATTTTCACAATCATTATTCCTATTTGATTTGGTttccataaaataaaagtgtattTTAGAAAGTATAGAGTAAATGTTAATTgagaattcattttattatgaaGTGCACTTCTTACCTTAGAAGaatcaaattcattttcaaaatataaattttagctAGCATACTAGTAAGTTTTTAATACATTACAGTGACAATTTTCAATTTACgtaaaattatagaaatataaatttaaaattaaacaaaggcTTGCCCAAGATTACATGCAAAACCTCCAAAGAATTCATGCATCAGAGTTTCTGATCAAACCACCACAAGACGCAACCACGCTTCATCACAATTTAGAGTCATAGAAGATatgtgtttaattaatttaaataaataagaaagataGCTAAGTAGATCAAATTTAAGGGTAGAAAAGCCgcaagattaaaaaatttataaaaggaatgtattgaaattataaattgttgagatttgaaatgaaaaaaaaagtaactaacttagaaaacaatttataagtaattaatgacacaatcttttttaaaacatataaaaagtttaaataattaaatgaaaacatatattttgaagggaaaaaaaagatataataaaaGATGTCTAAACAAGTAAAGATTCTATTccgtcaaaaaaaaaattctattttgttgtataaataaaagataaactaaatCTCACTAGTATATTTTAGCATGTCCATCatctgataaatatttattttatataattaaaatttataattaataaatattttggaatatataaattatattttaattaaaatttatgataaatatatatttaaatgtatatgaattataatataaatttacaatGAACAATTTAAGTtgtaatataagattatttttcccaacaaaaaaatattatttttaactattgataatttattttaatttttttattgaagtttagtttagaaatagaaataaaagatgATAGCTAGATCGAAAGGTATAAGGCTATAAgcaattaagaaaatttaatatacatacAAAAAAATAAGGCAATTTGATatggttgagagagaaaaataattaattgcaaAAATAGTATCTGAAATGTTTActataaaacagaaaaaaatattgaatcagttttattttttatttaaattctaaaatttaaaaatttggatATGAATGAACTTAAACAGTATATTCTAttaatcttgatttatttttaaaattaaaaaatattgcaaGAATTGGATACAAAGAAAATTGTACTCCGCCAaaagtattaaattattttttaaaaaaattgcatatcTTTTCAAATACCTGcatcacttttaaaatattattgacaAAATTTGCAACAATTATTATTGCCGAAAAAtgcagtaaaaaattattgctcaaaaatagacttttaatattaaaattacacacaaaagtcaaattttatttaagattatCTATGTCGACAATAAATTGAATGAATTTGTTATTTTAGACATTAAAAGTGAAatgttaagaaaattattaatagactttaataaatatttttgtagacaataagaaaaattaaaagaaaagttgattaactatataaaattaaaattaaaatataaaatttgccTTAAAAGTTAAACCTAAAAATTTCGAGACACAACCCTTTCAACGCAAAAGATCCACATGTGTGCTGTGGAACAAAATGACTATTTTAGTAGGTTGGCTTGTAACTAGATGAGTGTATTAAGAATATTTGGCTATCACTTTCCCAATCATccaaacattttattattattttattagtataaaatatttattaattttgttgataattaatcattggaaaataatttaactaaCCTGATTTAGTGAattctttccttcctatcatttttttttcatttataaaactTGAAGTTaacattttgtttaaaaaaattaaatcaaatattacTCAAACTAATCACTTATTGATCCAAAGAATTGTGTTTGAACATTGCTGGTTGAGATTTTCGAAGCTTCATGATTAAATTTTGCTTTTCTTCATTTGGCTTCGTGATTGCTTGACcacatgcacacacacacaagtttTGATTGGAAGAAAGATCAATGTCACTGGGAAGATAATTTTAATCCAAAACCAACAGCTGCAAAGTCCGTGAAAGTCGCAATAGCCAACCAATGTAAGAGAATGGTAAGGGGAAGAGTCGTACTTTCATGATAGTGATGTTGAAAGAAAACCTAGCACTTAGATTGGTGGATATTTAACCCAAAAAAATGGATCACAAGTCACAATAGTTCATTCAAGATGCTAAACATCACCTATCAGGAAAAGATCTACGCTTTGAATTTAATCGTAGCATGTTATTACTCGTGACATCACAAGTTTAGAAGTTTTATGCGTTACTGCTTTTTaccataagaagaaaaaaaaacattagctAGTTGTAAATAACTTTCCAAATGATTGGCAATCCTTGGTCAGTTCATGAATTCAATCTTCGAGCAAAATGGTTGGAAATCCACACCATACCCTAAGGAAAATTTTAGTTGATATTTCATTTGTCATTTGAAGGGTAGTACAAGAAAATGCAATAGATGCAACCCTTTCAAGTCAAAGAGACACATTCAATCTCATATAAAAGCTACATTCACATTTACATATTCCCCCATCAGGTACAACACAGATGTCCCAAAGTGTCGAGAAATCTACCAACAAAAGTAGGTTAATTCCCTGTATCGGCGCTATCAATTTCTTTTATACCCGTTTTGAAGGAACTACAATCATGGGCGTTAGCATATGTTTACGAGAAAAATTAGCAAttaattatctaaaatatttttttaaataatagtatttgttattgttgattGGCATTAATTACAAACcacaaaattatttaagtcttacttatcattaaatattttttttcataaattttttaaaaatctaaaatcccAATAATTCATATCCaatctaaaactaaaatttatttgaaatataagtttagagcttaaaaaaattaatttaaaaaataaaaggaataatcaaaataaaataaatataaaatggatGATTAAGCAAGTAAGGTGATCGAGTGTTCAGGCTGTAAAACATAAATTCAATACTCAAATTAATAAAGGGTCGAGTCTTGTTAATTTGGTTTAGGTCAAATctgtttcaaaaaagaaaatcgtACCAACGTTATTAATTTGGTTCAAGTAGCCCAAGTTAGTCAGATCGAACCAAGCAATTGGACACCCCTCTTATTCCACGGCTATGACACTGTAAAAAACATGTCCCCAACTTTTTACAACAAGAGGTTTAGTACATTTTACCATCACTTTCTTTTTCGCAAGGGATGATGGACAGGATTCCAAGATTTTTTCCATGATGTTTTGTCTCTTGCGTTCTTTTTATTTGCCTAACATGTGCTTGGCATCAATGTGGAATCTTGATTGTAATCAATATATCCAGCTAAGTTGCAACTCATACTTAAGAATTTTGCTCATCGCTTTCGCTGTCATAAATAATGGAGTCACATAGCGATCTTTTTTTCTCGTGCATTTAGTCTCTCTTCAACTACCAAGAGCCTTTGCAAGAAGTAAGAACTATGTGTGGCTACGTCAAAAGCCAATGGAACCTGTTTATTTACCCACCAGTTAAGtgtatcaaaaaaaaaaaaaatgaggcaaTGAAGAAAAGCATTTATTCTTTATAGCATTCCGCCATCACCTCAACGATATCAAACCAACTCTTATAATATCTATTCAACCATTAATTACGATGCTATCCTAAATATCTCTAAATAGGAAGCGTTGAAGAAGATATTGTTGGGAATTATATCGGCAAGCTCATGTACTGCACTAGCATAACATACAATGAACCTGGAATAATCGTAGTTGCATGGTTGTTCAGTGCAAGATAACACCACTTTCctttcaatataataataataatgcaacATTTCAAGAGATAAAATCTACACTTCTAACCTTTCATTGTGTCGTAAATAGCATGTGTGCACAATAATTTGTTAGGGTTGCAACGTTGATGTCGTCCATGTGGGTGATGTCCCATTAAAATCATGATAGTGCTTACAAACTTATTACCTTAAAATAGCCTTTTAACAACCACACTACTGGAATTGATATCACATAAAACAGCACTGGTGAAGTCTCACATTACTTCGTTAATTAATGACATCTCATATATTGCTTTCCCTTTGCTAATAGCCAACATGCAATAAACACCCAATAGCAAACAAACCACGAAAACACATTAGATCCATTTCATCCAAAATAGCTATTCTAAAAATATGATATGAACAGTATTTTCTCATGAAAAATGCAACTTTGAAATTTCGGAATGAATAATAGAGTACTTCAGTCAGTACCGGACTTGGGTGTGATACTGATGTCAAAGGTTCAGCTCTCTCCACCAAGTTACCTATCCTACTCACCTAAGTAATTCGTAGGTACATGTATCTTTAATATagtcaaagaaaaaacaaaagtaaaattaagACTGTTTACTTAGTTAAAGTATGTCTCAAAATTACCAACAATTATCATGAACAAGAAATTAAATGGGTACCTAAACCACGAACTAACAAAACAAGAGTAGTGTTATATCCTCTGTGAaggaaatattaaatgaaaaaataaatacatttaatatgttgaaaacctcaaaaaaattcaatattttatttacaagtACAAGATTAGTAAGAAGATTTCGTAAGAGGATTTAGAATTATTCAATGAAACAAAGGAAAGAACTACCTGCTACGTACTAAAGTTGAGATCATATTTGCCTCCAGAATCCAGATATTTTCTAGGTCAATGGCATTGACATATCAAGTGTCACAAATCACCCATATGCTAAACTTATGCAATGAACAACGCCATCCTATCCAGGGAACTggaactccccccccccccccccccccccaattcataCACATTGAAAAACCAATTTACAAGGGCTGACAAAACAGAACAGTTATATTCTCTTCAGtgataaaagagagagagagagaaagatttCAGAATTCAATTATCCATTTCCATATCTATAATAGGGGTAAGAATAAGAGAATCCTGCAACAAATACCATCGATTTGAAGAAATGATTCAATTTTCAATTGCAATTGTTACATGGTAAGGAATTTGAAACACAGTAATCTTCCCTATTGTTTGGGGTAAAAAGTAACATGCAGAAGGTTAATAGGAAAACAATAATGTTACAGAAGAAGTGTAGGATTTCACCTATCATGCTGGGCACAATTAGAACCACTGATGAACAAGAACTCCACTTTGTCTAAGGGATTTGAAGAGCTGCAAGCATTGATCATATGTTTTCTCATACTTTGCACTCCTCTGCCCAGGGCAACATCTCTGCCACCTATTGTAATGGCATTCAAGGAAAATCTCATCTATCAAACATATGGCCCCAGTTTTAATCAACCTTGGAATCAGATCGAACTCAGTACCCTCCACATCCATCTTCATCACAACAAAATCGTTCTTTGAAACCGTCTTCTTCAACCAATTAGCAAAATCAAATCCCTGTATCTTCTCCACTTCGCCATCAAACTCCCCCCTCCCCGACGATTGCAAAGGCTGAATCCTACCCATCCCCCGGCCTTTAACCTCAACATGCTCCCCAGGATCGCGATGAATCTCAAACATCAAGGTTTCATTCTTAACCCACGCAGCATAAGGAACCAAAGTGATCCCCTTCTTCAACCCATACTCTTGATGGAAAGTCTTATCAGCTTCAATTGCATACACATGAAAGGTCTTGTTCTGCTTAGGGTACTGCTTCCTAAACCAAGACCCTATGCTAGAGCCATAGCTTCTAGCTCCAACATCAACATACACATACCTATTCTTAAAGCTTATATCAGCAATTGAAGGAAGGTACTTtatgttcctcacattcctttTCAATGTAATCCAAGGCTTCAAAGGCTCTTCCTCAATCAAAGGCTCAGCAATCTTAACCAAATCATGCTTATAACCAGGAACATAACACTTTCCATTTGAATCATCGAAATCGAATTTTCCAGCACCATCACCACACTCTTTCTTCAAAACAATTTCTCGTATATACGGCATCGAAGAATCGAATCCTTCCAAGCCATGCAACTTCACTACTCTGAAACAATTGAACAAATCAAGGAACGAATTAAAACTATACGTATCTTTAGGGTTTGCGAAATGGAACACCGCGAAACCTCCCGGCCGCAGTGTCCGGCCGATCTCGGCCGCGAACTCCGCCGGCTTCGCCGACTTCACGAACGAGTCCTCGCCGGAGAACACGAAGTCGAAGGCTCCGTCGCCGAACGGAATCCGCTCGCCTCGGCCGAACTTCACGAGAGGCTTCGCCGCCTTTCTCGCGATTCCGACGGCATCCTTCACGCCGATCTCCCTCAGCGCGAATACGTCGCGTCCGGTCGGCGTCTCCACGCACAGAGTCTTCGACTCCGGCGAGAGGTAGCCGCCGGCGATGAGGTCCTGGAACGCTGACGAGTAGAACCGAACGCCGTTGATCCAGTCCTTGCTGGTGTAAAGCTCCGGCTGCACCAAACCGCCGGCGGCGGAGGCAGACTCGACGGCGAGAGGTCCAGTGCCGGCAATGACGAGGCTGAGAGTGTCCGGCAGAGAGAAGAAACAGAAGTCGTCTATGGTGCAGGACTCGCCGGCGACGGCGATGAGGTAAGCGAAACGAACGCCGATGACCAAAACGCCGAAGAGGAGAAACCGTATCAGAAGGTTCCGGAGAGAACCGGGCTTCCCTGCGGTAGGTTCCATGGTAAAACTGTGCACTttcctctcctttttttttccttcacagaaaaaacaataaaaaaatggtaatttttttttaaaaaaaaaataacgaataaagaaaaagaattgaagttggattctggcttttcttttttttatcgggAGCAGAATCTTGCTGAGGTATGGTTGGCGCCGATTAGGGGTTTTGGTTGGGTGGCGGAGATTGGGAAATAGAGAGTGGAGCGAGGGGCAAACCGGGAAAGCATAATTTGCGAATGAGTATTCAgtgtgtgtgtttttatttttctttgtcgtGTGAGAGTGTTTTGTTTGCTACGGAGAAGTGAAGAGTGAGTTCATGACTCGGAGAGTGTGACTCAGTGGTGATGCTGGTGGAGAAGAAAAGGAGACGCGTATGGGAAAGTGAAAAGCGAAGCGGATAGTGCTGCGTGGATAAAGGAAGAGTTAGTAAGCCGTTGGTCTTATATTCTTTTCTTCGAAATTGGCCCCGGGACTTTCGTAAATTACAAGAATGCTACTGTCACTGccacatcaatttttttctttatttagatAAAAGTTTATGGAATTTCGTATCCCAAAATTATTAGTGTTATACAAAACTTAAAAGCTCCAAAAACATGGAGAGGGATTCGATTCACACAACGAGTGCTTGTGAAAAAAATATCTGTTAAAAAATATCAGTTTCATGAATGAATCTttattatatcttaaaaaaattattcattgatTTTCGAACGAATGATAATTCAAAATCTGAATTCATCCAAAAAagctcaaaaaaatatattatgtttatagtgaaatttatgtatattttaatgAGATATGAatcgtagttttttttttttatacagatATGAATCGTAGTTTtagataaaagagaaataaacacCAAAAGAGGTAagtgtgcaatttttttttaactttttaatctcTTCTTCATGCATATCTTTTTTAGTGGAAATTATAGagtatatatagttatatacaCAAATCTTTACGACCTATACAACAACAAAGCAAACGTTTCTGCAAATTGTGATAGTGAATTTCTGCTTCATcaatctttttttgttttttggaagGTCTGCTACATCAATCTATTACTACAGttttcaaccaataaaaaaagtgtttctccAAATTGTGAATGTGAATTTCTGTGACGTTAAtttatttggtgtgttttgttCTAGTGAAATTATGTAGTGCAGTAGTAGTTTGTTTAGttgtaatgaaaataataaagattttttGCGCCGCTTTGGGATTATGATTGCGATAATACGCCAAAGTTGGTAATTCCAGAGAGAAGAAACCTTGATGGAGAGGTATACTGTGATTGTCAACATgcgaaaaagagaaagaagggcAATACCCTGACATGTGTAATGTGTTGTTGGGGGTTAGTCATGTCCACGCAGGCAAAAGCAAAGCTAATTGTTATTTTCTCaatgatgtttatgtgctgttTTGGTTCCTTTTGCAGGCCCATGTTTGATGTCTAATCACTTCCTCCTCTatgcataattaaattaactactACTAGTATTTATGTAACTCACCATAGTTAATGCCATTTAAGGAAAAACCAAGTTTTACGGTGTTTATATCAATTGTATAGAAATTATTACTAACTAGTACTGTATTTTAATGTGTGTGTTgcataagaaatatatttttaattaaaaatataactaataaatattttaatgcataaattatgttataagtaaatatataaattatattttagatttatgataaatagTAACTTTaggcataaaattaattttaattattcatatttttttaaaaattattgaaattcaatttaagaaacagattaaaaaaaagttaaaagaaattttcaataattttaaaaaaattatattataatttaaattattgttataagtatagaatataatttatatacttaaaaatattgatttattgagatatttaattataatataatttatgtatttatttattataaactagTGTGCTCACTCATGCGTAGCAGGGTAACTTAAATACGAAATTAAGTTAACtacttttattaaaagaaaaaaaa
Encoded proteins:
- the LOC114396427 gene encoding uncharacterized protein LOC114396427, with the protein product MEPTAGKPGSLRNLLIRFLLFGVLVIGVRFAYLIAVAGESCTIDDFCFFSLPDTLSLVIAGTGPLAVESASAAGGLVQPELYTSKDWINGVRFYSSAFQDLIAGGYLSPESKTLCVETPTGRDVFALREIGVKDAVGIARKAAKPLVKFGRGERIPFGDGAFDFVFSGEDSFVKSAKPAEFAAEIGRTLRPGGFAVFHFANPKDTYSFNSFLDLFNCFRVVKLHGLEGFDSSMPYIREIVLKKECGDGAGKFDFDDSNGKCYVPGYKHDLVKIAEPLIEEEPLKPWITLKRNVRNIKYLPSIADISFKNRYVYVDVGARSYGSSIGSWFRKQYPKQNKTFHVYAIEADKTFHQEYGLKKGITLVPYAAWVKNETLMFEIHRDPGEHVEVKGRGMGRIQPLQSSGRGEFDGEVEKIQGFDFANWLKKTVSKNDFVVMKMDVEGTEFDLIPRLIKTGAICLIDEIFLECHYNRWQRCCPGQRSAKYEKTYDQCLQLFKSLRQSGVLVHQWF